The following nucleotide sequence is from Limisphaerales bacterium.
TCGGCCATCGCAAACAAACCCTCGGCACCCATCTCCGTGCAACCACCGCCACTCGACACGTGTGTGGCCGCGTCTTCACCGTTCAAGCTGAACCCGTAGATTCCATCCCCGCCGAACCCTACAAACTGGAGATGACCGCCATCGACACCGCCCAAACCGGCGATGTGCTCGTCGTGGATGGCGGCAATAACCGAGATTGCTCGTTCTGGGGCGAACTGCTCTCAACCGCCTGCCTTGCCAAAGGCGTGCGCGGCACCGTGATGAGCACCTGCACTCGCGACCTTTGGGCACTCGAAAAAATGGATTTCCCCGTATTTGCCATTGGCGTCACCCCCGCCGACAGCAAAGGCCGCATCGATGTCACCGCCATTGGCGAGCCCATCACCATCGATGGCGTCCACATCAAAAACGGTGATTACGTGATCGGCGACGTCGATGGTGTGGTCATTATTCCCAGTGAAGCGCTCGAACAAACCCTCCGCCTCTCGCAAGAAAAAATGGCCGGCGAAAACTCCGTGCGCGAAGATCTCGCCAACGGAATGCCCGTCACCGAAGCCTTCGCCAAACACGGGATTCTTTGAACAAACAAATCCTCATCGCCGGACTGTTCCACGAGACACACACCTTCGTGGACGATGCCACTTCGCTGGCCGATTTCCAATTCCGCGTCGGCGACGCCATGGTCGAATGCACCGGCGATGCCTCCCCGCTGGGTGGCGCACTCGAATTTGCCCAAAAACAACACTGGCAAATCATCCCTACCCTTGATGCCCGCGCCACCCCCAGCGGCACGGTAAATGATGACGTGCTGGAGATTTGGTGGGCCGAATTTAAGGCCCGCTGGCAACCCGAATGCGATGCCATCTTCCTCGTCCTGCACGGCGCCATGGTGTGCGAATCCTACCCCGACGTTGAAGGCGAACTCCTTAAACGCATCCGCAGCCTTCCCCGCGCAAACCAAAAACCAATTTTCGGCGTATACGATTTACACGCAAATTTCTCCCGGCCCATGGCCCAACACGCCGACTGCCTCATCGCCTATCGCGAAAACCCGCACACCGACGCCCGCGCAAGCGCCGTGCGCGCCGCCCAACTGTTGGCACAACATTTTGAATCCGGCAAACTTCCAAAAATCCAACTGCGCCAACTCCCCATCATCTGGCCGCCCACCGGCACCGGAACCGGCGACGACCCAATGCGCTCACTCGAACAACGCGCGCGTGAATTGGAAGGCGGCAACATCTGGGCCATCAACATCGCCGCCGGGTTCGCTTTTGCCGACACGCCCGATACCGGCGTCAGCATCCAAACCATCAGCCCGACCGGAGCGACCGCTGCACTTAACGAACTCGAATCCCTCGCACTGGAATTGAAAGAACACGGCACTCAACTGGATCCACCAATCGAAACCGTGATGCCCGAAATTTGCAAACCCGCCAATGGCCTAACCGTATTGGTGGAACCCAGTGACAACATCGGCGGCGGTGCCCCGGGCGACGGCACCGGCTGCCTGCGCGCGTTGGTTTCATATCACACCGAAAACGCAACCGTGTGCCTCAATGACCCCGAGGCGGTGCGCGCTCTTTCAGATTTGCGCATCAATGGCAAACGCACCCTCCCGCTCGGCGGCAAAGGAAGCCAGTTTGATGAAGGGCCCATTGAGCTGAACGTGGAATTTATTTCGCGGAGCGATGGCCGATTTGAATTGGAAAATAAACAGAGCCATCTCGCCTCAATGTGCGGTGATTTTTTTGACATGGGCGCATGCGCCGTGGTGCGGCACGCGGGTGTCACAATTTTGCTGACCTCGAACAAAACCGCCCCCTTCGATCTCGGCCAATGGCGAAGCCAGGGCGTGGAGCCGGCAACGCAAAATGTGATCGTTGTCAAAGCCGCCGTCGCTCATCGCGCGGCGTACGATCCGATTGCGACGCGTAGTTTCACCGTCGACACCCCGGGGCCGTGCAGCAGTGATTTGGGGCGGTTACCGTATCAATTTCTCACGCGGTGACGCGTCTCTGGGTGAGGCAAAAAACTAATTTTTTGACTGCCTCACCCAACTGTCGCGAAGGGCGACGATGCGGTTGAAGACGGGTTGATTCGGCGCACTGTCCTTGGGGTCGGGCGTAAAATAACCGAGCCGTTCGAACTGGACGCGTTGGCCCGCTGAGAATTCGGCGAGCGAAGGCTCGAGTTTGGCGGTGATGGTTTTCAGTGAATCAGGATTGAGGCAATCAAGAAAATTGCCTTCCGCTTCGGGTTCGGCTTCGGTGAAAAGGCGGTCGTAAAGGCGCACTTCAGCATCCACGGCGTGATCGGCGCTGACCCAGTGAAGGGTGCCTTTCACTTTACGTCCGTCGGGTGCGCTGCCGCCGCGCGTTTCGGGGTCGTACGTGCAATGGATGCGCAGGGTATTTCCGGCGGCGTCTTTTTCCACGCTTTGACAGGTGATAAAATAGGCGTAGCGCAACCGTACTTCGCGACCGAGCCCAAGCCGGAAAAATTTCTTAGGCGGGTCTTCCATGAAATCGGCGCGCTCGATGAAAAGCCGCCGGCCGAAGGGCAACGCGCGTTTGCCAGCGCTTTCATCTTCGGGGTTGTTGACCGCTTCAAGTTCCTCAGATTCACCTTCGGGATAATTATCAATCAACACTTCCAGCGGATCAAGCACGGCACAGCGACGTTCGGCGGACTTATTGAGCTCTTCGCGAATGGCGTTTTCCAACAGCCCCACATCGGTTACGCCTTTGAATTTGGTGACGCCCACGCCCTGACAAAAATTACGAATGGAGGCTGCCGTGAAGCCGCGTCTTCGATAGCCTGCGAGGGTAGGCATCCGCGGGTCATCCCAGCCGTTCACGTGATTTTCCTCCACGAGCTGCCGCAGCTTGCGTTTGCTCATCACCATATAAGTGGGATTCAGGCGCGAAAACTCGTGCTGATGCGGGCGCGGCTGCGGCACGGGCAGTTGGTCGAGCACCCAATCGTACAGCGGCCGGTGCACTTCAAATTCAAGCGTGCAGATGGAATGCGAAATGCCCTCAATACTATCCGAAAGACAATGCGTGAAATCGTACATCGGATAAATGCACCACGCCTCGCCGGCCTGATGATGCGCCTCGTGGCGGATGCGGTAAATCACGGGATCGCGCAAATGCAAATTCGGCGAGGCCATATCGATCTTGGCGCGCAGGGTTTTTTCGCCATCGGCAAACTCACCCGCCCGCATGCGGGAAAACAAATCGAGATTCTCTTCCACACTGCGATTGCGATGGGGGCTTTCCTTGCCGGGCTGCTCGGGCGCGCCGCGATAGGATTCCCATTCTTCAAGCGAAAGATCGCAAACGTACGCGTTGCCGTCGCGGATCAATTGCACGGCGTATTCGTGGAGCTGCTCGAAATAACTGGAGGCAAAAAATGTCTCCTTTGAAATCACCGAATCCGCCCAGCCCTCAATCAGCCAGCGCACATCCTCGGAGATGGATTCTACAAATTCGGTGTCTTCCTTGGCCGGGTTCGTGTCATCAAAGCGCAGGTTGCACACACCGTTGTTTTCCAACGCGATCCCGAAGTTCAGGCAAATGGATTTCGCGTGGCCAAGGTGCAAATAACCATTGGGCTCCGGCGGAAAACGCGTGACCACTCCGGGATACGTCCCCGACGCGACATCCGCCACCACGCGGTCGCGGATAAAATCTTTCAACGGTTCCCTGCCTTCGGCGTTATTCATGGGCGGTTTGTTTCGGGCAAATGCGGACGCGCGTCAACTGTTTTGCCTGATCAGGAAATGTTATCAGACAAACTCCGCGGAGTCGGGCTCGCGCAGGCCACAAGCAATTTCTACCAATGACAACGGCAGCACAATCAGCAATCCTCCAATCCACGCCAGATATTTCACCCCGGAGAGCATCCACCCGCAAATGGCATTGATGACTGCGTTGGTGGGTTTTTCTACTTTGGCCAGCTTGGCTTCGTTTTGGGCGGTTTGTTGGCCGGTCCAAGCTGTTTCGAGCGAACCCTTTACTTTATCGTACCGCACCTTGGATTTGCTGTGATTGATTTTTGTTTCATCGTACATCACCTTCCCCCACGCGGGTATCAACGAAAACATCACCCCCGCAACCATACAACTCACAGCGAGATTGGAATATTTTTTCATCAGGCTGGGCCGGATGCGACGGGTATTGATAAAGCAACACACCGCAGCTCCAATCATCAAAATAAACATGAGCAGCAATCCGACGCCCAAATAAAGATTGCTGCTCAGAGCATCGGTCATCGTAGTGAGCATCATACCGCCGCCGGAAGGCATGAACCAAAATAAAATCGCCGCCCCGCCGCCCACCATCCCGATCACCCACGACGCTTTACTATCTGGCCGATACAGCCGCAACTTGCCCCCGAAAACCACGCCCACCCAACCCACTATAAACAATCCCACTAACATAGGGTGTTCGCCGGGTTCGAAATTTAGTTTTTCATAGAAAATATTTTTGTCCTGTTTTTCAAACGTAGCTCTTGGCACGCCGGGCGCAACTTCATCGGCGGTGGATTCGCGGCTGTTTTCGCCGTCTGTATTGGGATCAGTACTCACTGCCGGAGTCGTGTCGATCGGCACCGGCAATTTGAGTGTGCCGACTTTCTCTTCCGCCAATCCCAAGCCAAAAATGGTGAGCATCAAAACCAAGAGGGTAACTCCCCGTGCCCGCCCGTGCACCGCGGATGCAAGAATGATGCAGGTGATGCCCAACACCCCGGGGGCGAGGATATCGAACATCATTTGCCAGTCAGCCAGTTTCCAAAAATTAATCCAAACGATGTTCCATTCCGACCCTCCAAAGACCGGTAGCAGGCAGGCCGTCAACAGGGTCCACCCGATAGAATTTACCGCCCCGGAACGCTCAGCCGTTTCATCTTCGTAGGTGTAGGGTGGAGGAATCTCCAGCGGTTTATGCGCCATCGCGGCGGCCAGATTTGCAGCAGCTTCTTCCTCGGATAGCTGGGATTCATCGATAT
It contains:
- a CDS encoding M81 family metallopeptidase, whose product is MFHETHTFVDDATSLADFQFRVGDAMVECTGDASPLGGALEFAQKQHWQIIPTLDARATPSGTVNDDVLEIWWAEFKARWQPECDAIFLVLHGAMVCESYPDVEGELLKRIRSLPRANQKPIFGVYDLHANFSRPMAQHADCLIAYRENPHTDARASAVRAAQLLAQHFESGKLPKIQLRQLPIIWPPTGTGTGDDPMRSLEQRARELEGGNIWAINIAAGFAFADTPDTGVSIQTISPTGATAALNELESLALELKEHGTQLDPPIETVMPEICKPANGLTVLVEPSDNIGGGAPGDGTGCLRALVSYHTENATVCLNDPEAVRALSDLRINGKRTLPLGGKGSQFDEGPIELNVEFISRSDGRFELENKQSHLASMCGDFFDMGACAVVRHAGVTILLTSNKTAPFDLGQWRSQGVEPATQNVIVVKAAVAHRAAYDPIATRSFTVDTPGPCSSDLGRLPYQFLTR
- a CDS encoding RraA family protein, which gives rise to MSDPIPILEKLYTAVVADVLDHLGHRKQTLGTHLRATTATRHVCGRVFTVQAEPVDSIPAEPYKLEMTAIDTAQTGDVLVVDGGNNRDCSFWGELLSTACLAKGVRGTVMSTCTRDLWALEKMDFPVFAIGVTPADSKGRIDVTAIGEPITIDGVHIKNGDYVIGDVDGVVIIPSEALEQTLRLSQEKMAGENSVREDLANGMPVTEAFAKHGIL
- a CDS encoding DUF4339 domain-containing protein; the encoded protein is MFSSVRIERQLRKAMMIHISRDGEQFGPYSPEQVQEYLAAGQLLPTDMAWYEGAADWVPVTEVVGGATAMPSSGVACPTCGAAMDADQVVCLGCGQNIDESQLSEEEAAANLAAAMAHKPLEIPPPYTYEDETAERSGAVNSIGWTLLTACLLPVFGGSEWNIVWINFWKLADWQMMFDILAPGVLGITCIILASAVHGRARGVTLLVLMLTIFGLGLAEEKVGTLKLPVPIDTTPAVSTDPNTDGENSRESTADEVAPGVPRATFEKQDKNIFYEKLNFEPGEHPMLVGLFIVGWVGVVFGGKLRLYRPDSKASWVIGMVGGGAAILFWFMPSGGGMMLTTMTDALSSNLYLGVGLLLMFILMIGAAVCCFINTRRIRPSLMKKYSNLAVSCMVAGVMFSLIPAWGKVMYDETKINHSKSKVRYDKVKGSLETAWTGQQTAQNEAKLAKVEKPTNAVINAICGWMLSGVKYLAWIGGLLIVLPLSLVEIACGLREPDSAEFV
- a CDS encoding glutamine--tRNA ligase/YqeY domain fusion protein, with protein sequence MNNAEGREPLKDFIRDRVVADVASGTYPGVVTRFPPEPNGYLHLGHAKSICLNFGIALENNGVCNLRFDDTNPAKEDTEFVESISEDVRWLIEGWADSVISKETFFASSYFEQLHEYAVQLIRDGNAYVCDLSLEEWESYRGAPEQPGKESPHRNRSVEENLDLFSRMRAGEFADGEKTLRAKIDMASPNLHLRDPVIYRIRHEAHHQAGEAWCIYPMYDFTHCLSDSIEGISHSICTLEFEVHRPLYDWVLDQLPVPQPRPHQHEFSRLNPTYMVMSKRKLRQLVEENHVNGWDDPRMPTLAGYRRRGFTAASIRNFCQGVGVTKFKGVTDVGLLENAIREELNKSAERRCAVLDPLEVLIDNYPEGESEELEAVNNPEDESAGKRALPFGRRLFIERADFMEDPPKKFFRLGLGREVRLRYAYFITCQSVEKDAAGNTLRIHCTYDPETRGGSAPDGRKVKGTLHWVSADHAVDAEVRLYDRLFTEAEPEAEGNFLDCLNPDSLKTITAKLEPSLAEFSAGQRVQFERLGYFTPDPKDSAPNQPVFNRIVALRDSWVRQSKN